The nucleotide window TCAACCAGTCTCGTTGCGTCGCTGGCGTTGTAACCAGCAAGATTATCGTCCTCCGTTGGCAGTCCCATGTATCTCTCAGTGTATATCGAGTCTGAATCATTGAGAAGTGGATGAAATGAATTAGGAAAGAAGGAGAGTGATTTTGCTCGTATTGCGAAGGACCGGTACCGTAATAGATCCATGACGACACTGGCGCCACGGCGATGGCACATTTGAAGACGGAGTCAGTATCGGTAGAGAGAGCCATGGTCGAAGTGAAACCGCCGTAGCTCCAGCCCCATATTGCAGTTCGATCCGCGTCAATCCATCCGTAAGTTTCCTGGAGTGCTCTAATATGATGGACAAACATTTTTAAGGTTTGGTACAGATTAAATGGATATTCGAGTCATCGGTGAAAATAGCACCAACGATAGACAGGAAAgcgtgatattttattttacttcgtaACGGCTATCTGGTCCTGAATTTCGACGGTTCCAAGATTCCTGTAGATCTCGTAAAGCATGTTGCTACCCTTGTAGGCACTTCCTCGACCATCGATCTCAGCGTGAATCACACTCCGGTTTGTCGCCATGTAGTTCCAAAAACCGTAAGAGCCGGACTCCGTTATTCTCGCACTGTTTGGACCTGCGTAGCTGTAATCAGGCGCGGATGAGATAAGACGAAAATCGTCTTTCCAGCatcacaaaaagaaaaagcagtAACGCGAAAAAAGACTCACGTGTAGACAAGCATCGGATACTTTGTATCAGTATCGCTTTCATCGAGCTGGGGGGGAAGTCGAAGCCTGACCTTTGCATTGTAGCCATTTACGGTGACGTAGAAATCCTTGATGACCGGTTTGAGAACGAGGCTGATCTTTGCCCTCAGAGTCTCGTTTTCTTGCCAGGACAGCACTTGCTCATGACTCGAGTTGTATACTCTGACTGTGACTGGGTCCGGACCTGAGCACGTCACGACGTAGTGGGAGAAATCGCTCGAAAAGCTGGCCGCAGCGTAGAGACAGTTATTACCTGGAGGAATCAAACGGTGAATGAAAATATCCCATTTTTGATCTCGTTTCCTGTTTTCTCTCACCTTCCGGGGTCTCTATGGCGCAGGAAATACAGGTTGGTGAATCTGAGCCATCTAGAGGAACGACGTACAAGTTCCTCTGGCTTGGGGCGCCATCACCAGTTGCCAGAAAATAGACCCTCTCATTCAGGCTGTCGGCCCCGATTAGAGAAGTCACGGCTTGGCTTCCGGGGCTGAGGTCAGTCTCGTTCGAGAGAACGCCATTGCTCAAAGTAAATCTGGTCAGATGTGAGAAGGACCCGGCAGACGTTCCTGAGTCCTGGTTCGTCAGAAGGAGGACCGAACCCTCGTGATAAATCGGCGTCGGCACCTCGACCCAACCTTCGGATTCCTCGATTGTGAGTAGGTTCGATCCTTCGCCAGTTGAGGCGTTGTAAAGAACGAGCTGTGCCACGTTCTGGACTCGGTTTGTCCATGTTCCGACAACCAAGTCCTCCGTTAGCCAAGCCACTGTGAAGATGATGTGGTCCCTAGTAAGTGAAAGAGCAAATTTTTAACCATATAAAGATTCGACCGGTTATTAAGTGATTGTCAGAAATGGTCGTTGATCGCTCTTTTGCTTACTCACTCTCCCACAACATCTTCGGGCGCTGATAAGTCGATCCACGATGCTGAACTGTTGCTCAAGTCAATCAGATTCAAAGTGACTGTAGGGTTAGTCGTCCCAGCCTGAACAAACATAAAATAACATGTTTCgaagtcatttttgaaatttccataACAAGCTGGGAATGGCTCTCGTGTTCTGAATTTATTCCGCGTCTTCTAGCAGCTCAGATAATTCAAAAGCAATCCTGTTCATGGCTCGTACTCTCTATCACATCATCGAATTGTATATATACCGAAAAATGGTTCTGAAAGACGTGCTTCGGATGAAGAAACTATGATCTCTAAAAATGTCCCTAGGAATTCATTGCCACTAGTCAGACATCAATAGTCACCTTTGGATACTTCAGCGTGACTTTCTCAGGATACTGATATTCGAGGTCTCCAGGTTCACCGTAATAGAAGTACTCTGCTTCTAGGACATCCGTGTCGTTGAAGGATGCGATCACCAGCCGCTGACCATCCGGAGAAAACCAGAGGGCACTTCCGGCGCTTAGTACTTCCTCTGAAAGGTACGATTCGATTAGAAACTTAATTTTCAGCACCGATTTTCATGAAGATATTTCGCATCTGTGTGTATTTGATGAATCGAAATGAATAAAGCcatcaacaaaaatttttgaaagatcTCAAGTTCTAttgattttgcttttttcccTTATTGTTTCGTTTGTTTTCACTCTTGTCTTCATCCATCCGTTTCACAAACCTTCGTAAACCCAATCGGGAACCCCGTTGTAAATAACATCTTCAATTCCATTGAACGTGAGCTGTCTCTCGGTAACATTGCCGTCAGAAATTTCTCTGTAGTAAACGTTGTTCTCCAGAACAAAGGCCAGTGAGTTGCCAACCGGTGACCACTTGGCAAGGGGTAGAGTTTCCCCGTCCGCTACCTCGACGTAATTtctaaacgaaaaaaaatacaaactttTAACAGCGAGCATTAAgaatttagcaaaaaaaaataaaaattattctgtgTAACGGATAAAATTTGCCGAGGAAAAACGCCAGATTTTTTGTAACTTCAAAAAATAACTGCTATAATTAACTTCCTGTATACTTACTCGGTGGCAATTTCGTAAACGACGTATTTCCGAAACACCGAATGTCTGAATCCCTGCAGATAGTGGAAGAAACGAGAGAAGATTGAGAAAATACCGTTCGATACTAAAATACTTGttcttttatttcgtttctttgttctcactgaatatttttcagaaactttTATCACATGAGCTTCTCAAGAAGTTTTTAGTGATAAACAGATGTGAAAACAAACAACGAACTTAGAAATGGGTTGAATAGTGGAAGTGAAAAATGACACGTTTTACTTACCGAGACGGCCGAGTGACCGATAAGAACGTAGGCGCCGTCGGCAGACAAGGAATAAGTTGTAGCGTTCCAATCAGTCTGAGCCagagaatttggaaaaaaatgttaataatcAACAGTTCTTCCTGTAGTGCAGGTAAAAGTTGAAAACTAAAGTGTCGAATCATCTGCCgaaaacatttatttcatcgGTGCGGATGTGAGATAAAATTAtcctaataataataatgacaatgatAATTTTCTTCGCGATGTTAAAATGAATGTAGAAAATAATAAGTATTAAATAATCGAATCTgtggaggagaaaaaaaaacggagttCTTAATCATCGTTAGACTGTCATGATTATCAAATTTGTTTGACACGGTATGTCAAGTATGCGATATCAGAGACAATAAATTCACATCGCGcatttttatcaatatatCGTTGTAGGTATATGGTTGTATACGACTGTTAATCCTCGAGGCGTTGGTTCGTCGCTTCAAGTGAAATATTGTGTCGTGTACATTATTGATATACAGTTGTACAGGTATTAATAAAATCGTCGGCGCAAAACACCACTTCTTACAATActagttttcatttcaaaatctCTATACGTTTTTGCTTTACacgttaaataaaaataagtaaaataaagcaaataaaaggaaattcgaaattcactATTTCTGAATTAGCAATACAGAAATATAAAACAGTAAAGAAGAGCAGAAAAAAATGTGGTAGAAGAAGTGAAATATCCTgtaaacaaattgaatttgtaTATGGATACAATCAACTGATTTTTAAATAGTCATCATTAAAACAAATCAAGTAtctgattagatttttttcccttttcaaACCAAATGTAGAGCAAACCTTCAAAATCGGTTCATTggtacgaaattttttttctatttaaacGTTTGGAGCGAgtttaaatacaatttttcagtGGATCTGATA belongs to Neodiprion lecontei isolate iyNeoLeco1 chromosome 5, iyNeoLeco1.1, whole genome shotgun sequence and includes:
- the LOC107221432 gene encoding venom dipeptidyl peptidase 4; this translates as MTLRTCLLGIFLTGLAGLGAGRPSDEPVKVQIREDDDLVPVTLEDIYSGYYSGTSFNGSWISANEIMFRESGSLNVLTYNVEDFTTSTFLNATVLTDWNATTYSLSADGAYVLIGHSAVSGFRHSVFRKYVVYEIATENYVEVADGETLPLAKWSPVGNSLAFVLENNVYYREISDGNVTERQLTFNGIEDVIYNGVPDWVYEEEVLSAGSALWFSPDGQRLVIASFNDTDVLEAEYFYYGEPGDLEYQYPEKVTLKYPKAGTTNPTVTLNLIDLSNSSASWIDLSAPEDVVGEDHIIFTVAWLTEDLVVGTWTNRVQNVAQLVLYNASTGEGSNLLTIEESEGWVEVPTPIYHEGSVLLLTNQDSGTSAGSFSHLTRFTLSNGVLSNETDLSPGSQAVTSLIGADSLNERVYFLATGDGAPSQRNLYVVPLDGSDSPTCISCAIETPEGNNCLYAAASFSSDFSHYVVTCSGPDPVTVRVYNSSHEQVLSWQENETLRAKISLVLKPVIKDFYVTVNGYNAKVRLRLPPQLDESDTDTKYPMLVYTYAGPNSARITESGSYGFWNYMATNRSVIHAEIDGRGSAYKGSNMLYEIYRNLGTVEIQDQIAVTKALQETYGWIDADRTAIWGWSYGGFTSTMALSTDTDSVFKCAIAVAPVSSWIYYDSIYTERYMGLPTEDDNLAGYNASDATRLVEGIRGKKYMLIHGTADDNVHYQQALALSHVLAAADIQFEQVSYTDEAHSLTSVYPHLYHTMDKFWGDCFGLEDIYST